The Burkholderia cepacia genomic interval GCCCAGGCGGCGCCCGCGAAGCGCGCCGGCGCGCCCTATTCGTTCGCGGTCGTCTCCGGCGTGATCGCGTCGCCTGCGGACGAGGTCGCCGCCCAGCGGCTGCTCGATGCGATCGCGCGCGAGCGCAATCTCGCGTTCGTGGTCTATGCGGGCGATCTCAAGGGAGCCAGGGAAGCGTGCCGCGATGCACTGTATTCGCAGCGCGGCGCGATTCTCGACGCATCGCGCGTGCCGCTCGTGTTCGTGCCCGGCCGCGACGACTGGGTCACCTGCAACACGGCGGCGGGAGGCGGCTACGACCCGGTCGAGCGGCTCGATTTCCTGCGGCAGACGCTGCTCGCCGATTCGGCACTGCCCGACCCCGGCGCGCTGCCGATCACGCGGGAAAGCGAAGTCGCACGGTTCCGGCCGTATCGGGAGAATGCACGCTGGATGCGCGACGACATCGTCTACGTCGCACTCAACGCGCCGGCGCCGAACAACCATTACCTGACGGCCGGCGGCCGCAACGGCGAATTCGAGGACCGCATCATCGCGAACGGTTTCTGGATCGACCACGCGGCCGAATACGCGAAGCGGCGCGAAGCGCGTGCGATGGTGGTGATGTTCGAAGGCGATCCGCAGTTCGAACGCTATGAACGCGCGGAACGCTTCGCATGGCTGCGTTTCAACCGGCCGCGCGTGCGCGACGGCTTCCGCGAGTTGAAACGAACGCTGGTGAAGGCGGCGGCGACGTTCCGCGGCCCGATACTCGTGATGCACGCGAGCGGCGAAGCACTGGCGAACGGCTTCGCCATCGATCGTCCGCTGCGTACCGACAATGGGGAACTCGTAGGCAACCTGACGCGCGTCGCGATCGGACCGCGCCGGCCTGCCAGTCAATGGGTGAAGGTCGGCGTGTCGCCGGCACGGCAGACGATCTTCAACGTGAGCCTGCAGGAAGTACCGAAGAACCTGCCCGTGCCGCCGGCCTTGCCGGCCGCACCGCACGACGACGTCCCGCTGCCGCAGATGCCGGAAATCCCTGCATTGCCGGCGCTACCCGACGCGTCGTCGGTCGCGCCGCCACTGCCGGGCGACAGCAGGGCGCCGAATGACGCATCAGGCCCCGCGCCGGCGCCCTACTTCACGGCTCCGACGCAAGGCGCGCCCGCCAGCTCAGTGCAGGGTACGCCCTGACGGCGCTTCGCCGTCTTCGTCATCGTCCTCGTCGACGATCTCGAGCCCTTCCGCGCCATGTGCGTGCTCATGCTCGATTTCGTCTTCGGTGGCTTCGCGAACGTCCTTCACGGTCAGTGCGAAACGCAGCGCCATGCCCGCCAGCGGGTGGTTGCCGTCGAGCACGACCTTGTCTTCGGCGATATCGGTGACCGTATAGATCAGCGAATCGACTTCCTCGTCGCCGTCTTCCGGCGTGCCTTCGAACTGCATGCCCACTTCCAGCGGCTCGGGAAAACGATCGCGCGGCTCGATCTTCACGAGTTCGGGATCGTAGTCGCCGAACGCGTCCTGCGGCTCGAGCTGGACCTGCGCCTCGTAGCCCGGCTCGTGGCCGTCGAGCTGTTCCTCGATCTTGGGGAACGTGCCATCATAGCCGCCGTGCAGATAAACCATCGGCTCGTCACTTTCCTCGATCAGATTGCCCTGTGCGTCCGACAGCTTGTAAGTGACCGACACGACGGTGTTTTTTGCGATTTTCATCCAATTCTCCCAAATACAAGTCTCATTATACGATGCGCAACCGGTCTCAAGCCGAACCGCGGGATGCCGCTGCCGCCCCGCTCGGCGCGCCGCCTTCCGATCTTCCCACGCCGCTGCTCGGCGGTCTTACGCCGACGCAATTCATGCGCGGCTACTGGCAGAAGAAGCCGCTCCTGATCCGCCAGGCGATCCCCGGCGTCGCGTCGCCGGTCTCGCGCGACGCGCTGTTCGAGCTCGCCATGGACTATGACGCGGAATCGCGACTGATCACCCATTTTCGTAACAAGTGGCAACTGACTCACGGCCCGTTCGAACCGGGCTCGCTGCCGGCCGTCACGCGCAAGGCCTGGACCCTGCTCGTACAGGGGCTCGACCTGCACGTCGACGCGGCGCGCGCGCTGCTCGACCGCTTCCGCTTCATCCCCGACGCGCGGCTGGACGACCTGATGATCTCGTACGCGACGGACGGCGGCGGCGTGGGCCCGCATTTCGATTCATACGACGTCTTCCTGCTGCAGGTCGAGGGCCGGCGCCGCTGGCGCGTCGGCGCGCAGAAGGACCTGTCGCTGCAGCCGGACGTGCCGCTGAAGATCCTCGAAAACTTCGAGCCGAGCGACGAATGGGTGCTGGAACCCGGCGACATGCTGTACCTGCCGCCGCACATCGCGCACGACGGCGTGGCCGAAGGCGAATGCATGACCTGCTCGATCGGCTTCCGGGCTCCGTCCGCAGGCGAACTGGGCGCCCAGTTCCTGTACTATCTCGCGGAGCGTGGCGGCCTGCGGGACGGGGGCGGCGACGACCTCTACCGCGACCCGAAGCAGCCGGCCGTCGACACGCCCGCGCAACTGCCTCCGGCGATGGTCGAGCGCGTTGCCGAGATCGTCGACGCGATTCGCTGGCGCAAGCGCGACGTCGCAGCGTTTCTCGGCTGCTACCTGAGCGAGCCCAAACCGAACGTCGTTTTCGACCCGCCCGCGCGCCCGTTGTCCGAGGCCGCGTTCGTCACGCAAGCGTCACGTCGCGGCGTGTGTCTCGACAGAAGGGCCGCATTGATGTATAACGCGCGCTCGTACTTCATTAATGGCGAGGAAGGATCGCTCGGGCAGACCAGCGAA includes:
- a CDS encoding FKBP-type peptidyl-prolyl cis-trans isomerase, producing MKIAKNTVVSVTYKLSDAQGNLIEESDEPMVYLHGGYDGTFPKIEEQLDGHEPGYEAQVQLEPQDAFGDYDPELVKIEPRDRFPEPLEVGMQFEGTPEDGDEEVDSLIYTVTDIAEDKVVLDGNHPLAGMALRFALTVKDVREATEDEIEHEHAHGAEGLEIVDEDDDEDGEAPSGRTLH
- a CDS encoding cupin domain-containing protein, with the protein product MRNRSQAEPRDAAAAPLGAPPSDLPTPLLGGLTPTQFMRGYWQKKPLLIRQAIPGVASPVSRDALFELAMDYDAESRLITHFRNKWQLTHGPFEPGSLPAVTRKAWTLLVQGLDLHVDAARALLDRFRFIPDARLDDLMISYATDGGGVGPHFDSYDVFLLQVEGRRRWRVGAQKDLSLQPDVPLKILENFEPSDEWVLEPGDMLYLPPHIAHDGVAEGECMTCSIGFRAPSAGELGAQFLYYLAERGGLRDGGGDDLYRDPKQPAVDTPAQLPPAMVERVAEIVDAIRWRKRDVAAFLGCYLSEPKPNVVFDPPARPLSEAAFVTQASRRGVCLDRRAALMYNARSYFINGEEGSLGQTSEWLPELANQRQMEAKRFVTLSRAPSMTALLHEWYRAGWIRVGNRN